One genomic segment of Cottoperca gobio chromosome 21, fCotGob3.1, whole genome shotgun sequence includes these proteins:
- the LOC115026413 gene encoding calcium-binding mitochondrial carrier protein Aralar1-like produces the protein MAVKVQSTKRADPHDLKNIFLKYASVVEDGERYMTPRDFVQSYLGLHAQPQHNPKTVDLIAGVADTTKDGLISFQEFLAFESVLCAPDALFIVAFQLFDKTGTGNISFENVRDIFSQTTAHHHITFNWDCEFIRLHFGHERKKNLSYAEFTQFLQELQLEHARQAFAQKDKNKSGTITALDFSDIMATIRHHMLTPFVEENLVSAAGGSTSHMVSFSYFNAFNALLNNMELIRKIYSTLAGIHRDTLVTKEEFVHAANKFGQITPMEVDILYQLVGLHTHSGRLNHADIERIAPLEEGDMPYHLAETQRQHTRETSRPIWLQAAESAYRFSLGSIAGATGATAVYPIDLVKTRMQNQRSTGSFVGELMYKSSFDCAKKVLRYEGFFGFYRGLLPQLIGVAPEKAIKLTVNDFVRDKFTTDDNTIVLPAEILSGGCAGASQVIFTNPLEIVKIRLQVAGEITTGPRVKALSVVRELGFFGLYKGAKACFLRDIPFSAIYFPVYAHTKAKMADEDGRLGALQLLTAGAIAGIPAASLVTPADVIKTRLQVAARAGQTSYSGVIDCFRKIHKEEGFKAFWKGTGARVCRSSPQFGVTLVTYELLQRWLYVDFGGHRPVGSEPVPKSHDLPSVTADHVGGYHLAAATFAGVERKFGLHLPKFKPSGEETVKPAVPKTEPESS, from the exons ATGGCGGTCAAG GTGCAATCAACAAAAAGAGCCGACCCCCATGACTTGAAGAATATTTTTCTGAAG TATGCCAGTGTGGTGGAGGATGGAGAGCGTTATATGACCCCCAGGGACTTTGTACAGAGTTACCTGGGTCTGCATGCACAACCTCAGCATAATCCCAAAACTGTGGATCTGATAGCTGGAGTGGCTGACACAACTAAAGATGG ACTGATCTCTTTCCAGGAGTTTCTGGCCTTTGAATCAGTTCTGTGTGCCCCGGATGCCCTGTTCATAGTTGCCTTTCAGTTGTTTGACAAGACCGGCACAGGGAACATCTCCTTTG AGAATGTACGCGACATCTTCAGccagaccacagctcatcaccacaTTACCTTCAACTGGGACTGTGAGTTCATCAGGCTACACTTCGGCCATGAAAGGAAAAAGAACCTCAGCTACGCGGAGTTCACCCAGTTTCTGCAG gagctgcagttGGAGCATGCCCGCCAGGCGTTTGCACAAAAAGACAAGAACAAAAGTGGCACCATCACTGCCTTGGACTTCAGCGACATCATGGCCACCATTAGACACCACATGCTGACTCCATTTGTAGAGGAGAACCTGGTTTCA GCTGCAGGAGGCAGCACCTCCCACATGGTGAGCTTCTCCTACTTCAATGCCTTCAACGCCCTCCTCAACAACATGGAGCTGATCCGCAAGATTTACAGCACCCTCGCCGGcattcacagagacacacttgTTACCAAAG AGGAGTTTGTTCATGCTGCAAATAAATTTGGTCAAATCACCCCGATGGAGGTTGACATCCTGTACCAGCTCGTTGGTCTCCACACTCACTCCGG GCGGCTGAACCATGCTGACATCGAGAGGATAGCCCCATTGGAGGAAGGAGACATGCCTTACCACCTAGCAGAGACCCAGAGACAG CACACTCGCGAAACGTCTCGTCCCATCTGGCTCCAGGCTGCAGAGTCTGCCTACAGGTTTTCTCTGGGCTCAATCGCTGGAG cgACCGGTGCCACGGCTGTGTACCCCATCGACCTTGTGAAGACGCGCATGCAGAACCAACGCTCCACGGGCTCCTTCGTAGGAGAACTGATGTACAAGAGCAGCTTCGACTGTGCGAAGAAAGTGCTCCGTTACGAGGGCTTCTTCGGATTCTACAGAG GTCTGCTCCCGCAGCTCATCGGCGTTGCCCCGGAGAAAGCTATCAAACTCACG gtgAATGATTTTGTCAGAGACAAGTTCACCACAGACGATAATACCATCGTTCTGCCTGCAGAGATTCTCTCTGGTGGATGT GCTGGAGCTTCCCAGGTGATTTTCACCAATCCTCTGGAGATCGTTAAGATCCGTCTGCAGGTGGCTGGAGAGATCACCACGGGCCCGAGGGTCAAAGCCCTGAGTGTTGTGAGAGAACTGGGCTTCTTTGGCCTCTACAAG gGGGCCAAAGCATGCTTCCTGCGTGACATCCCCTTCTCCGCCATCTACTTCCCTGTTTATGCCCACACTAAGGCGAAAATGGCAGATGAGGACGGAAGGCTGGGGGCACTACAGCTGCTCACTGCTGGAGCTATTGCAG GTATACCGGCGGCTTCGCTGGTGACCCCTGCTGATGTCATCAAGACCAGGCTCCAGGTGGCGGCCCGAGCCGGCCAGACGTCATACAGCGGAGTCATCGACTGCTTCAGGAAGATCCACAAGGAGGAAGGTTTCAAGGCGTTTTGGAAGGGCACAGGAG CTCGCGTCTGCAGATCTTCACCGCAGTTTGGTGTAACCCTGGTGACCTATGAACTGTTACAGAGATGGCTCTACGTTGACTTCGGAGGACA TCGTCCCGTCGGCTCTGAGCCCGTTCCCAAGAGCCACGACCTTCCCTCTGTGACTGCAGACCATGTGGGCGGCTACCATCTGGCTGCTGCAACGTTTGCCGGCGTGGAGAGAAAATTTGGTCTGCACCTGCCCAAGTTCAAGCCTTCCGGCGAGGAGACTGTCAAACCAGCGGTGCCCAAAACAGAACCAGAGTCTTCATAA